A stretch of DNA from Shewanella sediminis HAW-EB3:
AACGGTAGGCATATGTTCGCGAACGATAGTGACTTGCTCAACGATGGCATCGAGGCGTGTTTGTAGCATGGTGTTGATTGCTGCACCCTCACGGCCACGTGCTTCGATGAATTGATCGATTGCCGAATCGAAAGCAACTAACAGCTCTTTGCCCAATGCATCCATATCTTGCTCAGAGCCTGACATGACGCCCGGCCACTTTAAGATATCGACCAGGTTCAGTTCACCCTGACCGGCTTCCTCTTTTACCCAGTTAGCAGCATTAATCAGCTGCTTAGCTAGATCTTGGTTGATCTGCAGTTCATTACTGCTATTGTCGGCGAGGTCATATCTTAGGTTAACTTCAATCTTGCCACGGTTTAAACGTTTACGCAGACGGTCTCTTAGTACTGGCTCCAGATTGCGAAAATGTTCGGGTAGGCGCAGGTAGGTTTCTAAATAGCGCTGATTGACGGAACGAATTTCCCAAGAGGCGGTACCCCACTCGGCTTTGTGCTCGATACGAGCATAGGCTGTCATACTTTGGATCATGGGTTTTCCCAATCGTGTAAACGTTAAAGTGAACTGGGATTATAGACCTATGCTTGCAAGGGTCAAAGTAATCTCGCCCGGCTTTAGCCCAAGAGTTCGAATAACGTGGCGTCAAACGCTACAAGCCCCTATAATATGCACCCAAATTCGCCTATAGATTTATGAATACAGGAATTTCCTATGCGCCCTAGCGACAGAACCCCAGCTCAATCACGTCCAGTGACAATTACTCGTCAGTTTACAGCTCATGCTGAAGGCTCTGTTTTAGTTGAGTTCGGTGACACTAAAGTACTTTGTACTGCCAGCTTCGAAGAGGGAGTTCCACGTTTTCTTAAGGGAAAAGGTCAAGGTTGGGTTACTGCTGAGTACGGCATGCTGCCGCGTTCGACTCACAGCCGTATGAACCGTGAAGCTGCTCGTGGCAAGCAATCTGGTCGTACTCAGGAGATCCAGCGTCTTATCGGTCGCTCACTACGTGCAGCCGTTGACATGAAGGCTCTGGGTGAAAACACCATCGTTATCGATTGTGATGTAATTCAGGCCGATGGTGGCACGCGTACCGCTGCTATCACTGGCGCATGTGTTGCCTTGGTTGATTCGCTTAACTGGGCTCGTGGAAAGGGCATTCTGAAAACAAACCCACTTAAGTTCCTTATCGCCGCAGTCAGTGTTGGTATCTACAAGGGCGAGCCAATTTGCGATCTGGAGTATATCGAAGACAGCGAAGCTGAGACCGATATGAATGTTGTGATGACAGAAACCGGCAAGATGATCGAGATCCAGGGTACTGCTGAAGGCGAACCATTTAGCCATGAAGAGCTACTGAGTTTACTGGAGTTGGCTAAGCACGGTATTCGTGAAATTGTCGATATACAGAAAGCGGCATTGAGCTGATTTCTATAGAATAAAGATAAGGGCCCTGCGGGGTCCTTTTTGTAAGTAAAAAACAAACACCTGCCTACAAATTTTAAGGAGAGATTGTGAAAGCTTATCAGCGTGAGTTTATTGAGTTTGCATTAGAGCGTCAGGTATTGAGATTTGGCGAGTTTACGCTTAAATCTGGCCGTACGAGTCCTTATTTTTTCAATGCAGGCCTGTTTAACACAGGCCGTGACCTAGCTCGCCTCGGGCGTTTCTATGCCGCTGCGTTAGTCGATTCGGGGATCAAACACGATCTTCTGTTTGGACCTGCGTACAAGGGGATCCCAATTGCTACCACTACGGCCGTCGCTTTATGTGAGCATCATGATATCGATATCCCTTACTGCTTTAACCGTAAAGAGAAGAAAGATCACGGCGAAGGCGGCAGCTTAGTCGGCAGTGAGCTTAAAGGCCGCGTTATGTTGGTGGATGATGTGATCACTGCCGGTACCGCGATTCGTGAGTCTATGGAGATCATCGAAGCCCATAAGGCTGAGCTGGCAGGTGTGTTGATCGCACTGGATCGTCAGGAGAAGGGCAAGGGTGAGCTTTCTGCTATCCAGGAGGTCGAGCGTGACTTTGGCTGTGAAATTGTTTCTATCATCAAGTTGGGTGATTTGATTAACTATCTTTCTGAAAAGTCAGGAATGGAAGCGCAGCTCGAGTCGGTGAGTGCTTACCGCGACCAGTACGGAATTTAAAAGAAGCCTCGAGTTCTTATGGCCTAGACTACAGGAGTGTTTGCTGGCTCAGTTCGAGGACGCCATCGAGCTGGCTTAGAGTAAAGGCAAAAAATAAAAACGCTGCGTTTATAATGCAGCGTTTTTTCTGGACTAGTATTTTTCGAAACTCGTATCTCGTAACCCGTAGTCCTTAAAGATTCGCGGCTAAAGCCGCTCCTACATAAAGAAATATCGCATCTCGAATGTCGCGGCTCGTAACTTGTGGCCCGTAACTAGGTTCTAGAACCTCGCCCCTTTGTTTTCTTAATTACTTACCTTTAATTACTTAAGAATTCGGCGCGTGTGGCTGGGTTCGATTTGAAAATGCCACCCAGTGCCGTAGTTGTCGTTGAGCTGGTGGAGTCCATGACGCCACGGGATTTCACACAATAATGTACGGCATCCATCTTTACTGCGACATCTTTGGTCTCTAGCAGGGTCTGCAATGCGACTAAAACTTGTTGAGTGAGTCGCTCCTGCACCTGAGGACGTTGTGCGAAGAATTGCACGATACGATTGATCTTAGACAGGCCTATGATGTTTTTTCTTGGCAGATAAGCCACGGTGGCTAAACCATCAATGGTGACCAAGTGGTGTTCGCAGGTACTCGTCAGGCTGATATCGTTAACCTTGATCATCTCATCGAATCCCATCTTATTTTCGATGACAGTGATCTTGGGGAAATTCTGATAATCCAGACCTGAGAAAATTTCATCGACATACATTTTGGCTATACGGCGTGGTGTATCGGCCAAGCTGTCATCGGTCAGATCCAGCGACATTAAATTTAAGATTGCACGCATATGCTGTTCAATCTGGTCTTTACGCTCATCGGCGCTAAGCTCACTTGGGAGCATAGGAGTCTCGAGTCCACGTGTTAATAATGCACTTTGCACAAGCTGTGCTGATTCACTGAGAACGGCGTCTTTTGATGTCATAAGTTCCTCCACTATGATGGGTAGTGGTTTTATTGTGTCTCTTTTGTCGCAACAAACGCTGGACTTGCTGGGGTGTCAGTCTTCTCTTAATGGGCGCCGGAGTCAACTTCTGGTTCGGGGCTTGAATTAAGAGAGAGCGGGAGGATACCGCTATTTGCTGTAAATATATACCAGAAATCTGAGTTAAGATAACAAAAAAGCCGATAGAGGCTATCGGCTTTTAAGGGGGAGTCGCAGGTTATAGTTTGAGGTTCTCTTTCAGGAAGCTCAACATCTCACCATAGTACTTTGCTTGATGGTCGTCGTTGTAGAAGCCATGACCTTCGTCGTCCATAATGAGTTTCTGGTAAGGATAGTTACGCTCATTCAGGGCATCTTCCAGTGCTTCAAATTGCTCGATTGGCGCACGTTCATCATCTCCACCATGAACCAGTAAGAGTTTGGTCTTGAGCTTATCGACATTATGAGTCGGTGACATAGATTGCAAGACCTTAGTGTCTTCACCTAAGACCTTTTCCAGGTAACGCTCGCCAGCACGACGACTCTGTACGTCTCCCTCTTTAAACATTAATGGGAGATCGTAGACACCTGCGAATCCGATAGCGCATTTAAACATGTCAGGGGCAAGTGTTGGTGCCATCAATGCTGAATAACCGCCGAAGCTGCCCCCGGCAATACAGATGCGGTCTTTGTCTACTAATCCCTGTTCGATGACATATTTAGTCCCATCGATGATGTCATACTGAATATCAGTGCCCCATTTCTGATGGCCAAGGTGTTCAAACTCTTTACCGTATCCGCCAGAACCACGGAAGTTTATCTGTAATATTGCGGCACCTTGGCTGGCAATAAGCTGATTTTGAGCATCGAATCCCCACCAGTCTCTTGGTCCATGTGGTCCGCCATGAGGATTGACCACTAAGGGTAAGTTTTTCGCTTCAATATTGTTTGGCAGAGTGAGATAACCATGAATTTTTTTACCGTCTCGGCTGGTAAAGCTAATAGGCTTAACCTCGGCCATTAACTCGGGATCGAGCCAGTTTTTTTGAGATACCAGGTATTCGAGCTTCATGGTCTCGGTGTTAAACAGATAATAATCACCGGGGTTGCGGTCGTTAAATGCCTTTATTATGAATTGGTTCGCATCAGTTGTTTCACTGACTAGGTGGATCTGATGTCCGGGTAAAGATGCAAGCAACTGTTTTATCAGCTTTGCGCGAGCATCTTGTTTATCTACGAATTCATAACTGGGATAACCATTTTCAAATTCAACGGCGTAGAGTTTCTTGTTATTTTGATTGATCCAGACGTTGTAGGGATCGACCACATCATCCCGGCTTACCAGTTTCTTGGTTCCCGTTTTTATATTGATCAGGTATATGCCTTTATTTTTTCCGGGTTCACTGCCAACGACATAGACACTGTCTTTATCATCGCCGAATGCAATGGGTCGCATCTGCTCCAGATTTAACTGCAGCTTGTCTGTATCGACCCAAAGGTTATCCTCTCGGTAGAAGAGGCGGGAGTTGATGTAATCTCTGGTGCCGCTGACAAATCGAACCTCCCCCTCATCATCGGTTAAGAAGTTGGCATATGAGATTGGGGATGTGACGAGCTTCTTACGCTTGCCCTTGTAGACATCGACACGATAAACCTGCTGTAAATTTTCAGCAGTATTACTACTGCCCGAGCCCCAAGGAAGGGCTTTTACGAGCATGTAGCGTTTGTTTTCTGGCATGGGATCAAGGATGTAGGCCGTGGCTCTTATCGGTGTGTTTTTCTTAATTCTGGTGCCTGTCTGTTGTCCTTTTTGAGCATAACCAAATAAATATACAGGTTTTGAACCGTCGGCGTTAACGGCCATCAGCTCGCCGTAATAGAGCGGATGATCTTGCCAGCCTTTCAGATACACTTTCTGAAGCACCACTCTTTCATCGTTGACCCATTGATAGTCGCCAACCTGAGCGTTGGTGGAGAAATAGACCGAATGAAGTGGTTTTCTGGTTTTTGCATCTAAAATGATCAGAACTTGTTTGCCATCTTTTGTGGTTATCGTGCTGAGGTAGTCTCCACCAGGGGAGATTTTTACGTTACTAAATTCGGCCGAACGGCTGAATACTTCGGCTGGACTTTCTATTTTTGCCACAGCGTTATAGCTGAGGATTGTGAGGCAAGCAAAACTAAAAAACTTAATTAGTTTCATATAACTTCCTTGTAAGAATATCGTGAATATTTTGTGTATTTATGTATCAGCAGGAGAATAAAGCAAAAATAACAGTATATCAATAGGATGGTTTAGCGGCGCAGTTGTCGGATGAAGGCCGCTGCTGTTTGAAGTGTTTAGGTCGGCTTCTGATTAAACTCACTGCGTATAATTGGAGTGATGCTTCTACTTATGGTGTTATAACAGCCCATCTTGTTTGTAAGAATCGGGCTATTGTGCTGCATAGATGATTTTAGCTTTGAAGTAACTGCTGCTGGATGAAGGCCCATTGTTGTTCGAAGTGTTCGGTCGGTTTTTGCTTGAACTCACTGCATATCAATGGGGCGATGCTTCAACTTATGGTGTCATAACAGCCCATTCTGTTTGTAAGAATCGGGCTGCCATTACTATCGGTGATCTAGCTTTGAAGTAACTGCTGCTGAATAAATATCCACTGTTGGTCGAAGTGCTCGGTCGGTTTTTGCTTAAATTCACTGCGAACAAATTGCGCGATTCTACCCTCTGCTATGGCGAGTAGCAGGTTGGCCAAAATGGCTTCATCAAGATTAAAGCCTTTGCCCTCTCTCAGAGTTTTCTCTCGTAAGATCTGTTTTAGGTGAGTTTCAATTTTTGAAAAAATAAGACTGACTCTGCTACGAAGACGTTCATTCTCACCAAGCAGGGCGTCACCATTTAGCACCCTGGAGATCCCAGGATTGCGTTCGGAGAAGATAAGCAGAAGCTGCAGTAGCAACTGGCATCGCTTCATGGTGTCTTTCTCTTCCGTCATGATGAGGTTGATGCGAGATAAGAGTGATTCTTCGATGAAGTCGATAAGGCCTTCAAACATGCGCGCTTTACTTGGAAAGTGTCGATATAACGCGGCTTCAGAGACGCCCACTTCGGCAGCGAGTTTTGCCGTTGTTATTCTCTGTCCCGGATTGGTTTCCAGCATAGTTGCCAGACATTGGAGGATATGTTCGCGGCGATTGATTTTTGGGCTTACAGCCATTTAGTTTTCCTTCACTCAAAATACGGCAGGAGCTAGGTGATCGCTTTGCCTTCGTCCAAAAGCGGATGCTGGCAACGATTCACTTTTTATTATTTACAGAGTTGAGGCCGATCTGCTCAGCCTCAAAGATGACAGTGTTTCAGGTTATTTGGTGCCAGAATGACCGAAGCCGCCTTCACCACGAGATGAGTTATCAAATTCATCAACGAGTTTAAATTCGGCCTGAACGACCGGAACAAAAACGAGTTGAGCCAACCTGTCTCCTATCTCTAAGGTGAATGGCTCACTGCCTCTGTTCCAGCATGAGACCATCAGTGGTCCTTGATAATCAGAATCGATAAGGCCAACCAAGTTACCTAACACTATGCCGTGTTTATGGCCCAGGCCTGAGCGGGGGAGTATCACAGCAGCAAGGCTTGAATCTGCGACATGAATTGAGATGCCTGTTGGAATTAGAATCGTTTCTCCGGGAGCCACCTGGATACTGGTTTCGAGCATGGCCCTAAGGTCCATGCCGGCACTACCGGGTGTCGCATAGGCGGGTAGAGGAAATTGAGAACCAATGCGTGAGTCGAGGATTTTTACTTCTATAGGAGTCTTCATGCGTTATCTATTCGCTTCGCTATCAGGGTGAGCAATTGAGTGGCTAAGGTTAGTTTATCCGTTGCGGGGAGATCTTGCTCTCCTTTTTCCCAAATCACTTTTAGTGCATTGCTATCCGCATTGAAACCGAGTTCAGGGCTGGACACATCGTTTGCCGCAATCATGTCGAGCTTTTTGCGGATAAGTTTATCTTTGGCGTAGCGTGCAACATCTTGAGTTTCAGCGGCAAATCCCACAGTAAACGGTCGTGGGGTATGACTCGCAACGCTGGCTAAGATATCAGGATTTCTAACCAATGAAAGCTGCATCTCAGTCGCTGATTTCTTTATCTTGTCTGTGGCGATATCGGCAACGCGATAATCAGCGACTGCAGCACAGCCGATAAAAATGTCATGGGCATCGACTTGGGCCATGACGGCATTGAGCATATCATCGGTCGACTCTACATCGACTCTGTTCACGCCTGTTGGGGTGGGCAGATTAACCGGGCCTGAGACTAAGGTGACATTGGCTCCCATATCGGCAGCGGCCTTAGCCAAGGCAAAGCCCATTTTCCCGGAGCTGTGATTCGAGATATAACGTACGGGGTCAATCGCTTCTCGTGTCGGACCCGCTGTAAGCAGCAGTGAGCGACCAGAAAGAAGCTTAGGCGCAAAAAATTGCTCGACCTGCATGGCAATTTCCAGAGGCTCTTGCATACGACCCGGACCTACCTCGCCACAGGCTTGGCTACCCGAATCCGGGCCCCAGATGGTTAGCCCTCGCTCAGATAAATTCTTGATATTGTCCTGTGTTGCCTGATTGCGATACATCTGCTGATTCATCGCCGGACAGATGGCCACTGGAGATTCGGTGGCTAAGCAGGTTGTTGTGATGAGTTCATCGGCCATACCCGCATTGATTCGTGCAATTAAATTGGCTGTCGCCGGGGCTACCAGCACCAGATCCGCCCAGCGTGCCAGCTCAATATGCCCCATAGCGGCTTCGGCGGCGGTGTCGAGGAGATCGGATGCGACCGGATATCCGGAGAGAGCCTGTAATGTCAGCGGAGTAATAAATTCTTTAGCGCTTTGACTCATGACAACACGAACGTCTGCACCACGCTCTTTGAGGCGACGAATCAGATCGGCAGATTTATAGGCTGCGATACCGCCACCTATAGCTAGTAAAATTTGTTTATTTGTCAGACTCTGGTTCATAAGAGATGGCTCATTAAGAGGTGAAATCAGTCGCTAAATTGAATTGCCGCCTAACATATCACAAACCTGGTGAAGTGGAGGACACAAGTTTTAAAAACTCGACCATACTCAAGAACAGATAAAAAATCACAAAGGGAGGTTGTGATGGGGATTAAAGATTGGCCCGATGGAGAAGGGCCAAGGGAAAAACTTTTAAAATTAGGTGTTGGACCGTTATCCGATGCGGAGTTGCTTGCTGTCGTTCTTAGAAATGGCGTACAGGGCTTAAGCGCTGTTGAGCTGGCGCGGAATCTGATTGGTCAATTCGGCGGGCTTAGAGAACTTCTCACGGCCTCTGAGATTGAGGTGTGCAGAATGCCAGGTATGGGGCCGGTAAAGTTTGCTCAACTTCAGGCGGCAGCCGAGTTAAGCAAGCGAATTTCCCAACAAAATTTAAAAAGAGGAAAAATATTGAGTGATCCTGATTTAACTCGGGACTATTTAATGAGACAATTAGCAGATCGTGCCTATGAAGTGTTCGCTATTTTATTGTTGGATAGCCAACATAGAGTAATTCAGTTTGTCGAATTATTCCGTGGCACCATAGATTCAGCCTCGGTATATCCGCGTGATGTGGTATGCCTGGTGCTTGAGAAAAAGGCCGCGGCCGTGATTGTCTGCCACAACCATCCATCAGGAGTTGCGGAGCCAAGTCTGGCCGATAGGCGAATTACTGAGCGATTGAAGTTTGCACTCGAAACCATAGATGTTTCCTTGCTAGATCATATGGTTGTAGGCGATCGCGAGATAGTTTCATTTGCAGAGCGGGGATGGATAGATTAACTATCCCTTGATCTTTATTTTTAGATCCTGTATAAAATGCGCCCTCTGTTGTGTGCCTCAGGCGACGGCCATATTCGAGGTACATTAATGCTCGAGCGTTATATATATTGTTTTGGAGAAGTTTGACATGTCAAGAGTATGCCAAGTAACTGGCAAGAAACCAATGGTTGGTAACAACCGCTCACACGCGAAAAACTCGACACGTCGTCGTTTTTTACCTAACCTACAAAACCATCGTTTTTGGTTAGAAGGCGAAAAGCGTTTCGTTAAGCTACGTATCTCTACTAAAGGTATGCGTATCATCGATAAGAAAGGTATTGAAGTTGTTGTTGCTGAACTTCGTGCCCGCGGCGAGAAGGTATAATAAACCATGGCTAAATCTAAAGGTAATCGTGAGAAGATCAAGCTAGTTTCTAGCGCTAAAACTGGTCATTTCTACACGACTGAAAAGAACAAGCGTAACATGCCTGAAAAGATGGAAATCAAGAAGTTTGATCCAGTTATTCGTCAGCACGTTATGTACAAAGAAGCTAAAATCAAGTAATTGCTTGATTCTTACTTCTAGAAAGCCCCTGTTTCAGGGGCTTTTTTTTGCCTGTTTTTCTATATTCTGAAAAAATGATTTTAATTATTACTCAATAAAAATTCACATTACACTCCTCTTGTTTTCCTGCTAATCATTTCCATTCTCTCCTGTTTTTAGTTATTTACCCTATATCTCGCCGTGAAAATAAATGCTTTAATTTTGCATTAAAATGCAATAACATGGTTTTATTACCATGTCATACTTCAAATGACTGCATATTTGATGAATTAAGGTGAGATATTACTCGTGCGTACCACTGAACTCGTTGATGGATTTCGTCATTCTGCCTCATACGTTAACTCTCACCGGGGTAAGACTTTTGTCGTGATGTTAGGCGGTGAGGCCTTGGCCCAAAATCAATTTCGCTCGATTATCAACGATATTGCCTTGCTGCATAGTTTAGGTATTAAGATTGTTCTGGTGCATGGTGCCAGACCACAGATCGATGAAGCGCTGGCTGATAAGTGCATCGTCCCTGAATATTATAATGGGGTGCGGATCACCGAAGAGGATGCTTTCAAGGTTATCAAGCAGGTTGTGGGTGGCCTTCAACTCGATATTACAGCAAGGCTTTCCATGAGCTTGAGTAATACGCCCATGCAAGGTGCTCAAATTAATGTGGTCAGTGGTAATTTCGTTATTGCTCAGCCCTTAGGCGTCGATGATGGCGTGGATTATTGCCTCAGTGGCAAAGTAAGACGAATCGATGTTCAGGGTCTTAAGGCTCAGTTAGGCAATAATGGCATAGTGTTACTTGGTCCGATCGCGGCGTCGGTAACGGGGGAGAGCTTTAATTTAACTGCGGAAGAGGTCGCGACTCAAATTGCGGTCAAACTGAAGGCCGACAAGATGATAGGCTTCAGCTCTCAGAAAGGTATTCTGGATAGTTTTGGTGAGGTGTTGGCCGAGTTAATGCCAAACGAAGCCCAGCAGATCCTCAATAATCTTAATCAGGAATCTCATGTCTGCTTGGGGACAAAGGCATTTCTAAAAGCCAGTATCGATGCCTGTCGAAATGGCGTATCCCGTTGTCACTTTGTCAGCTATCTCGATGATGGCTCCCTGCTTCAGGAGTTGTTCTCCAGAGATGGTGTGGGTACGCAAATCGTTACCGAGAGTGCAGAACGTCTGCGCCGTGCGGGCATTGGTGATATTGGTGGCATTTTAGACCTGATCCGTCCGTTAGAGGAGAAAGGAATATTAGTGCGCCGCTCACGTGAACAACTGGAGATGGAGATCGAACAGTTTATGTTGATTGAGCGTGATAGCTTAGTAATAGGCTGCGCCGCCTTCTATCCGTTTGAAGAGGATAATGCCGGTGAATTTGCTTGTCTGGTCGTGCACCCTGAGTATCGCGATGCGGATAGAGGAAGTATTTTACTCAACAATATCATTGGGCAGGCGAGGGTTAGGGGCTACTCACGACTCTTTGCATTGACGACCAGAAGCATTCATTGGTTTTTAGAGCATGGCTTCGAAATCGTTGAGGTCGATGAGTTACCGGATAAAAAGAAGCAGTTATACAATTATCAGAGAAAGTCTAAAATACTGGCTCTTGAGCTATAATACCAATTGGTATAAAGGTGTGGTCACTCAGCGAGAATTTAGCGCTTGTGAGGCAAGGCAACGAGTGAGGAACATAGTTATTCTACGTTTAAGCTCGTTAACGCCGTATCGGAAGCGCTAAAACTCGCCTTTCAGGAGTGTTTTTGGCAGCCTACTTCTGTGTTGAATGAGTTCAAAAGGGATCACCATTCTCTCACTCTTTCGCCTTGAATTATGCAGCCAAAAATAACTCTGAGTTGACCACTTTCTTATACCGATTGGTATTAGGTAAACTGGCAACAAAAAAGGAGGTGTTATCACCTCCTTTTTTATGTCTGGAACTGTTCCGTCCTTAGTTCATCTTGCCGTTAAAACTGCATCAGAGAAAGTTTCAGGACTCTCTCAGAGGCTTTTTACGCTTATAGAGCATATCGATACTAAACAGGATCAATGCGCTCCAGATGAAAGCAAAGGTGATCCCCTTCTCCAGATCAAAGGGTTCTTTGTAGAGCGTAACTGCGAGTATAAACATGATGCTGGGGCCGATATATTGAAAGAATCCCAGCATGGAGAGCGGAATTCTAACCGCTGCGGCGGCGAAACAGAGTAGCGGTATGGTTGTGACTATACCCGCTGCCATCAAGAGTAGGTTGTTAGATAGGGTATTGGTCATCAGATTAGTGAGTGCGTCCCCCATATTGGCGAACAGATAGATCATAGCGATAGGAAAGAGAATCGCGGTTTCGACTAATAGTCCTGTCTTGGCATCGACATTGACCTTCTTTCGCAGTAACCCGTATAAACCGAAAGAGAAAGCCAGGCCCAGTGAGACCAGGGGAATCGAGCCGAACGAGATCAACTGAACCAGCACACCGGCCCCGGCTAAGGCTACGGCACACCATTGTAGCTTCCTTAGCCGTTCGCTAAGAAAAACCATACCTAGCATGACATTAACCAGAGGGTTGATGAAATATCCCAGACTGGCATCCAGCATGTGGTCATTATTCACTGCCCAGATAAATAGCAGCCAATTTCCTGCGATCAGGACGGATGTCAGTGTGAGTACCGCCAGCTGTTTAGGGCGTTTCAATACTTGTCTCAGCCTGGAGAACCCACCAAAAATGAACATGAGCATGGTCACAAAAACAAATGACCAGATCACACGATGGATCAAAATTTCAGTCGCTGAAACGTGATCGAGTAATTTAAAATAGAGGGCAGCAAAGCCCCACAAAGTATAGGCACAAAGCGCGAATGCAATGCCTTTGCGGTGTTCAGAGTCAAGCATGAATATAACTACAAAAGAAGAGAGAGCTCTATTGTATGCCTCATGGGTAGCGGGCTCAACTTCATCGGCACTATATGTCAGAAAAAGTGCATCTAGTTCATGTTTAGTAAAAGTGACACAAGGAAACGAAAGCTGACACTTTGGAATCACTATTAGCTCCTGTAAAAGGAGAGGAGGCCCGCTTTAGGGCTTGCCGGATCTGATAAGAGGCTCAGCCTGATCAACTGGGCAAGCTTACATCGACATTAACCCACCATGTATGTCCCTGTTCCGAAAGCAATATGAGAGCCTTGCTCATTGTGAAGCTCCATGCGACAAACAGAAACTCGGTTGCCTGCACGTATCACAGTTCCAGTGCCGGTAAATTGCATCCCTCTCCCCGGCCTTAGGTAATCGACACGCAGGTCTATGGTGCCTAATGTTTGCAATCGACTTTGTAGATCCTCAATGCTCCAGTCTTCCCGGCTGGCAACCAAACCCGCAAAAACCGTGAGACCACCAACAACATCGAGTACCGTAGCCGTGACTCCGCCATGAAGTATCTGCTGATGAATATTACCGATGAGCTCAGGCTTCATGTTGATAACGACCTCGACACCATCGAGATCATAGCGTTTGATATCGAGCCCCAATAAATTATGGAAGGGAACCTGTTTATCGAATACCTCGGCGACTCGACGAAGTGTCTGCTCTTGAATCGGGTTAGTCATAAAGCTCCCTCTTAGACCTGTTTATTATTAGAGCAATTAATCTATCGCTTATGTATGCTGCAATGCAAATTTAAATCTCGATAAAGGACAAGATAGCACTGAATTTATTGGACATTAACTTAAGCTATCGGCTGGTTTTATCGTTGTCGCTAGTTAATTATGCTGTTAAATCGGCTTGAGCATCGATGAGGTTGTGCTGTATCGACTGGCCATGAAAGTTCTGGCCAACCGTTATTTGACAAGCATTTTTATCTGATTGGTATTAGAATAGGCCCCCCAATTTCTGACTCTGATGGCCAATGGAACAAGCGATAGACGAACCTCAATTAGATCCGCTCTCTTCTAGTCTGCAATCTGTTTTCGGCTACCGGACATTCAGA
This window harbors:
- the rph gene encoding ribonuclease PH, with amino-acid sequence MRPSDRTPAQSRPVTITRQFTAHAEGSVLVEFGDTKVLCTASFEEGVPRFLKGKGQGWVTAEYGMLPRSTHSRMNREAARGKQSGRTQEIQRLIGRSLRAAVDMKALGENTIVIDCDVIQADGGTRTAAITGACVALVDSLNWARGKGILKTNPLKFLIAAVSVGIYKGEPICDLEYIEDSEAETDMNVVMTETGKMIEIQGTAEGEPFSHEELLSLLELAKHGIREIVDIQKAALS
- the slmA gene encoding nucleoid occlusion factor SlmA, with product MAVSPKINRREHILQCLATMLETNPGQRITTAKLAAEVGVSEAALYRHFPSKARMFEGLIDFIEESLLSRINLIMTEEKDTMKRCQLLLQLLLIFSERNPGISRVLNGDALLGENERLRSRVSLIFSKIETHLKQILREKTLREGKGFNLDEAILANLLLAIAEGRIAQFVRSEFKQKPTEHFDQQWIFIQQQLLQS
- the dut gene encoding dUTP diphosphatase, coding for MKTPIEVKILDSRIGSQFPLPAYATPGSAGMDLRAMLETSIQVAPGETILIPTGISIHVADSSLAAVILPRSGLGHKHGIVLGNLVGLIDSDYQGPLMVSCWNRGSEPFTLEIGDRLAQLVFVPVVQAEFKLVDEFDNSSRGEGGFGHSGTK
- the folE gene encoding GTP cyclohydrolase I FolE gives rise to the protein MTSKDAVLSESAQLVQSALLTRGLETPMLPSELSADERKDQIEQHMRAILNLMSLDLTDDSLADTPRRIAKMYVDEIFSGLDYQNFPKITVIENKMGFDEMIKVNDISLTSTCEHHLVTIDGLATVAYLPRKNIIGLSKINRIVQFFAQRPQVQERLTQQVLVALQTLLETKDVAVKMDAVHYCVKSRGVMDSTSSTTTTALGGIFKSNPATRAEFLSN
- a CDS encoding alpha/beta hydrolase family protein; protein product: MKLIKFFSFACLTILSYNAVAKIESPAEVFSRSAEFSNVKISPGGDYLSTITTKDGKQVLIILDAKTRKPLHSVYFSTNAQVGDYQWVNDERVVLQKVYLKGWQDHPLYYGELMAVNADGSKPVYLFGYAQKGQQTGTRIKKNTPIRATAYILDPMPENKRYMLVKALPWGSGSSNTAENLQQVYRVDVYKGKRKKLVTSPISYANFLTDDEGEVRFVSGTRDYINSRLFYREDNLWVDTDKLQLNLEQMRPIAFGDDKDSVYVVGSEPGKNKGIYLINIKTGTKKLVSRDDVVDPYNVWINQNNKKLYAVEFENGYPSYEFVDKQDARAKLIKQLLASLPGHQIHLVSETTDANQFIIKAFNDRNPGDYYLFNTETMKLEYLVSQKNWLDPELMAEVKPISFTSRDGKKIHGYLTLPNNIEAKNLPLVVNPHGGPHGPRDWWGFDAQNQLIASQGAAILQINFRGSGGYGKEFEHLGHQKWGTDIQYDIIDGTKYVIEQGLVDKDRICIAGGSFGGYSALMAPTLAPDMFKCAIGFAGVYDLPLMFKEGDVQSRRAGERYLEKVLGEDTKVLQSMSPTHNVDKLKTKLLLVHGGDDERAPIEQFEALEDALNERNYPYQKLIMDDEGHGFYNDDHQAKYYGEMLSFLKENLKL
- a CDS encoding YicC/YloC family endoribonuclease, which translates into the protein MIQSMTAYARIEHKAEWGTASWEIRSVNQRYLETYLRLPEHFRNLEPVLRDRLRKRLNRGKIEVNLRYDLADNSSNELQINQDLAKQLINAANWVKEEAGQGELNLVDILKWPGVMSGSEQDMDALGKELLVAFDSAIDQFIEARGREGAAINTMLQTRLDAIVEQVTIVREHMPTVMQWQRDKLINRLAEITGELDPARMEQEMVILAQKMDVAEEMDRLDAHVAETQRILKKGGAQGRRLDFMMQEFNRESNTLASKSISAEVTAAAVELKVLIEQMREQIQNVE
- the pyrE gene encoding orotate phosphoribosyltransferase, which produces MKAYQREFIEFALERQVLRFGEFTLKSGRTSPYFFNAGLFNTGRDLARLGRFYAAALVDSGIKHDLLFGPAYKGIPIATTTAVALCEHHDIDIPYCFNRKEKKDHGEGGSLVGSELKGRVMLVDDVITAGTAIRESMEIIEAHKAELAGVLIALDRQEKGKGELSAIQEVERDFGCEIVSIIKLGDLINYLSEKSGMEAQLESVSAYRDQYGI